Proteins found in one Quercus robur chromosome 2, dhQueRobu3.1, whole genome shotgun sequence genomic segment:
- the LOC126715558 gene encoding class V chitinase CHIT5b-like, giving the protein MITPLERIIQFQTMASFNFVYFLSIVFSLFISTGCVIASHPVVKAGYYPSWALDNLPPSAINTSYFTHIIYSFLVPSNVTFKFNISSSEAKNLSNFATTLHHKNPPVKALYSIGGGGVDPDRFGRMASKALTRQIFINATIDVARKYEFDGFDLDWEFPESPKEMNYFAQLLKEWRYAIEKEARITHRPPLLLTAAVYYSADFLVYGDRRSYPAAAIKNYMDWVNVMCYDYHGSWNTSATGAHAALFDPNTNLSSIYGLKSWIRAGVPGNKIVMGLPLYGKSWKLKDPKLHGVGAPAVGVGPGDDGVLLYSEVVEFNKKNDATIAYDVNTVSTYSYVGSLWVGYDDALSTTVKVGFAQALGLRGYFFWAISYDTEWKVTAQASRAWIQD; this is encoded by the exons ATGATAACTCCACTTGAGAGGATCATTCAATTTCAAACAATGGCAAGCTTCAACTTTGTGTACTTTCTTTCTATTGTATTCTCTTTGTTCATCTCCACTGGATGTGTCATAGCATCACATCCAGTGGTCAAAGCTGGTTATTACCCTTCATGGGCATTAGATAATCTCCCACCTTCAGCTATAAACACATCATATTTCACTCATATCATCTATTCTTTTCTTGTGCCTAGCAACGTTACCTTCAAGTTCAACATATCAAGTTCAGAAGCTAAGAACCTCTCAAATTTCGCCACCACACTTCATCACAAAAACCCACCTGTGAAGGCTCTTTACTCCATTGGTGGAGGAGGTGTTGATCCAGACCGTTTTGGTCGCATGGCATCCAAAGCGTTGACACGTCAAATCTTCATAAATGCAACCATTGATGTTGCACGTAAATATGAGTTTGATGGGTTTGACTTGGACTGGGAATTCCCTGAAAGCCCGAAAGAAATGAATTATTTTGCCCAATTACTAAAAGAGTGGCGCTATGCAATCGAAAAGGAGGCTAGGATCACACATAGGCCCCCTCTACTGCTCACCGCCGCTGTGTACTACTCGGCGGACTTCCTTGTCTACGGTGACCGCCGCTCCTACCCGGCGGCTGCGATTAAGAACTACATGGATTGGGTCAATGTGATGTGTTATGACTATCATGGGTCATGGAACACTTCTGCAACTGGGGCCCATGCTGCATTGTTTGACCCAAACACTAATTTGAGCTCAATCTATGGGCTTAAGTCTTGGATCAGGGCTGGAGTACCTGGAAACAAGATAGTCATGGGCTTGCCACTCTATGGAAAGTCATGGAAGCTCAAAGACCCCAAATTGCATGGAGTAGGAGCACCAGCAGTTGGTGTGGGCCCAGGAGATGATGGTGTGCTTCTTTACTCTGAGGTGGTGGAGTTTAATAAGAAGAATGATGCCACTATAGCATATGATGTGAATACTGTATCTACTTATTCTTATGTTGGGTCATTGTGGGTTGGGTATGATGATGCTCTGTCTACAACAGTGAAGGTTGGGTTTGCTCAGGCACTTGGGCTTCGTGGGTATTTCTTCTGGGCCATCAGCTATGATACTGAATGGAAAGTCACAGCACAAG CATCGAGGGCATGGATCCAAGATTAA